The stretch of DNA CCATTTAGGCCTCATACGATTGATTTTGCAAAATTTGCTCGGTTGTTTTATAACTTAAGAATGTGTGATTCGAAGTTTTTTTGTACATTTTCAATacacaaatttaaaatataacatatGCACCTAATATGGAAGAATATACCACTTATTGATGgtgtatatattttaataaactcACTAATATTAGAAATATTTTCACTAGAATtaccaaaagaaaatgaaaaaacttAAGAAGTTAAACCATATTATTCtaaaataacaatacaaattgaaattttaaaacatatatatgcaagcaattttttttaatgttccAAGAACTATTAATTTTGTACTCATATATAAATAACTTGTCGATGATCCATCCAAATATCCGTATATTAAGAActttattatttaaactagAAAATCTTTAATTAATTCTCTTTTTTTGTTCAACAACTAATTTTGTAAGTCTGTGTTTGAGTATATTTCGTGGAATAGGTCTAATAGAAAGATTTGTACTTGTTGAAAACCAATTTTCATAAGATAATTTAtcgctaaataaaaaaaagttgTTCAATCGCACAATATTTCGATGTTTCTTCTCTAAATTTAGattcgaaaattttaaaaagttgaGAATCATTACCCATTTGAGACGAGAATGCCGGGATTTGAGTTTGAGAACGATCAATACTAATTTCCACCAGATGATTTTCTCGACATACGGCGTTAAAGTTCTATAATTACCTTATTATTGAAATTTGTAAATTTTCAAGCAATTTTTGCATTTGGGTTATAATTCACCAGAAGGAAGCGTCACTTTCTCGAAATATATAGTGAAAATATTAGATGTGTGACGAGACACAAATCGAGTTTTAGACGGCGTCGGATTGCTAATACTTTCTCAACTCTAATGATAATTTGTTTGTTGAGATCTTGTTCTTAATCTTGTTCATCATCGAAAGAATCAATATCACAGCGGTCGGCATTGAATAAAAGAAAATCACGATCCTTGAATTCGGGCATGATGTTCACTTACCACCCCTACGACATGATCCGAGTTGACCCGACAAATCGACCGTTGCAAAACGGCGACATCATTTTGATAGTTGGTTATCAACTGTCACAAAATTGTGACCACACATTTCAAaggtaattaaaaaaaattaaatataacggACCCGTCGAGTTGAACAGGTTCCATGGTTCCAACAAACAACGCGGCATCATGAACTTACCACAGGTTTCCACTCActtttatcaatttttttttatattatatggtttgaTTTACAAAATCTGTagtttgaaattaaaatatcaacaatatttttgcatgcaattctccaaaacaaaaataataataattgcgCTTTTATAACATTACATACAGTTTAATTTACACAAATTaggtaaaaattatctaaactatattattaagagtaggtctcttgtgagacggtctcacggatctttttCCATGAGACGTATCAATCCtacatatattcacaataaaaataatgctctaagtataaaaagtaatattttttcatggatgacccaaataagagatccgtctcacaaaatacaacccgtgagaccgtctcacacaagtttttgcctattatTAACATATCGCTATATATTGACTAATATTTCTTTATCAAAATATTGATTACTAATCTTTAGAAAGAAAgtttaataaaaagaaaatttatatataaaattaaatcgaTTACTTCAATTCGAATATTTCTTTCAGAATCTTATAGATTTTACAAAACGAGTTCTTGtaggatttatttatttatttttattttattttcacatTGAAAATATAGATGAAGAATGattaaaattcaattaaattTGTTAAAGAATGGGTATTGCACAGGGTGGCATGAGTTTGTATTTTCCTAGGCTTCTGGAAGCTGTcgaatgattatttttagttttcctcacatttttatatgttttttcaaaaattattattttatttttacaccTATTTTTTccactttttaaaaaaatttccgtAGTGGCACATTTATTAtacttaataaaatttaaaaaccaAGGGCCACCAAGTGGGCTTATCAATCTGACACTTTGAATTTCCATTCTTTTTGCACCGGACCCTTCAAAGTCTAAGACCGGGCCGTGAGTATCATGataaataatactttttaataataaaatacataaaaatgatagttaatataatattatatttgattGATTAATTTGAGAAAATGTGATATTACAGTTTTGtccttttgaaaatattaataaaatgtttataatattatttaataatagtaatattataatttcaatttaatgatttgattgatgtgagATAAATGAttgatgatttgattgatttaaGATAAATGATTGACATATGGATAAATAATACGGTGCACCAAACATGAGATTAGATTGAATAAGTTTTACATATTTGTCTTATATGTTTGTATTTATGTAATTTCGATGATTTATGTTATCAAATTAGTTTTGATTTGTCATCTTTGTTATTTTtgcaattttaatattttttcgacATGATCTTGATGTAACACTTGCGATGTTTATGTGACTTcgatgaaaaataattaaaattacaaaaaaaattgaaagatacaATACTAAAATTAAAATCGAGTAACATAAAGtactaaaatcataaaacaaCAAACTTATATGGCTAAAATTAACATTTGTCCTAATTATATAATAGATTACAATTTACCAAATTTGTTGCATTACATGCATTTAATCAAGTACCTTTTATTTATATGTTCAAACATGTgtgatataaaataaaataaaataaaaagatacGGAATTTGTAACTCAATTGATCTTTATGTGTAGGATAGAGTTGATGTTGATGTAGTATTCGATCCATTAGATTAAAAACTAAAGAAATTAAAGGACTATTTCTTCAAAGAGGATGTATACAGGtaaattttattgatatttaaaataaaaaataatattcagaacataaaaaataatattttttatggatgaggCGTCTTCCTCGAAATTGTGTGCTGTAATAATAACCCAATATGAATGGAgaaattgagaaacaaatgcttcaatttctttaaaaaaatcttCATTACACATTTGTTTCACCTTAAAAATTCCGTTGGCTGGGCAACAAATTCGCGATCCATTTCCATTTTTTTCCCATTTCTTTGTTCTTCATTCAGGTACTTCTCTTATTTCTGTACATATTGTTCTTAAATTGTTTTTCTTTGGTTTCATTTCTTCATGTTTAAATATTGAGTTTTTCTGTGCCTTTCAAGTTTAATTAAATACTCTGATCTCGCTTCTTTATCCAGCGTGATCAGTGGATTTACTTTCCTTGAGCACCCACAATATTGTGGTAAAGTGTGAATAGTTGAAAAAGATGTTTTCTTTTTGAAGGATTAGTTGTTGAAAATTATAAATTGACGCATTTAACTAGAAGGGATTTttgttttagttccaagaatcTTGAATGTAATGGTCAAAAAGATCATAACATTGTGAAATTAAAGGAATGTATATGTGTTAGATTGTGATTTCGAAGAAACCATCGAATGTACAGGTCAAAGATCGAAACTTTAAATATAATCGAAttgttctgttttttttttttttttttttttttcattttaagaTTGTGAATTGGGGATTTATGCTGGTGTCTTGTGTTCAGGAATTCTCGTGTTCTTGTGTAAGGTAATAGTGGTGTAACAAAACGTATAGATGGGCGAGCAGCTGGTAGTGAATGTGGATCAGTTGCCAAAACCTGGGGTGGTTGAGTCTAATCCGCTGGTTCCTCCGGCTCTGGGCTATAGGCCTACAGAGAAAAACCCGGAGATGATGGGGCCCTCATCATCTACAGTGGCGGCGGAAGACAGTGAGGTGGTTGTTTTTGTGGAGGATGATGAGGAAGCAGATGAACGTGCTCCACTAATAGGGATAGGGGAGTGTCGTATTTGCCAGGAAGAAGATCATCTAAACAATTTTGAGAGCCCCTGTGCTTGTCGTGGAAGCCTTAaagtaaatgttttatggaGATGCATCATTCTTTTAGTTTAAGTTGGTTAACTATCATATATACTTGTTGCTTAATATTGTGCATTTAGATTGTTCGAGTTGATAAATAATTGAGACCCATATTTTGCAGTATGCTCACAGAAAATGTGTTCAGCACTGGTGCAATGAGAAGGGTGACATTATTTGTGAGATCTGTCATCAGGTTAGTTATGCTCCGTATGCCTTTGTAAGTTGTTTCTTTGATCTTTTACGAATGCTGGCGAAGACTAATGATATGAATTTAGTGGGATGCTTGTACAAACTTCAATTTTCGAAGTATTATGTTGGTTTCTAAATATCATATCTTCCCTCACAAGGATACACTTGAGGTATTCGAGTACTTTGTCCTACAATTATTTGGCAGCAACAATATCTCTACTGTAACATGTGATTCTGTATTTGATATTATGAATGTGTTGCTGGGTCTGTTTTATGGTTTTAAAAGcttttgtcacgccccgagaccggggttagtcgacaccggcgttgttcaacaatcacataatcgccaaacaacaagcctcgtagttcagtataaaccaaaaccagtctatttcataattaactcaaaataatcttgtcttacagTGATAAATTCCAAAACGAAATAAAATGTGCGGAAGCGATATACAACTTGAATCGAAACTTAGGAAGAACATAAGTGAGAAATCTTCATATCTCGAAACTTCatctccaactccaaaacacgtcttattcatccttgtctacttgatcttcattctcatctggggagaaatgtaaggggtgagtgtttgggaaacactcagcaagtgggggccgatcgattaccacaaatacatataaatataatttaaaacccaTATTGCAACTGATTTTTTTCAAAACGTAGTATCTCATATCAGATCAGAATCGGAATTGAAATGCGAAACAGAGATTATCCGACAATTCATAACAGAACGAATCAGAACAAACGAAAACACTGTTAATCATCTcgtttccatggtcaaattgtccccaatatgttagtcctctaaggggtgaggccaaaacacagttttatacccactgatgggggccgaaacacagttttatacccactgatgagggccgaaacacagttttatacccactgatgggggccatatataatttacaatcgtcgttccatatcccactcgaatcataacagtgcacCACAAAATCGGATGTATCAAACAACATTTATCGGAATTTTTGAATGAACTCAGCAGAATCAAAGAACATCGGAAATAGAAGAACATATCGTACATCGATcgagattttataaaatatataatagcatTTTCCGAAAATGATTTGACACACATAGACgcatgtcatgaaatacttatacaaagtttaaattacaaagaaatacgtagcaaaagcccacttacctgaTTTCGTTTGGATTAAGGCGCTAGAAGGACATGCTAAAAGAACTTCGTTCGAACAAGGTTGCGGTAGAGCTTCGACTAGGCTGCTGCAAATGCTAAATTTCGAATTCTTGAAGTTATGGGGAGGGAGTTTGCTTCTTATATAGGCTTGAATAATCCACTATAAAGGTAAGCCCGTATCACTCCAAGAATGTCGCTGATTGCTTAATCAACGTGATGATTGCACTTTTCTCTCCCGAATGAACGTGGCCTCTTCTTGATTCAAGATACACACCCGAGATTCATGAGTGATTTTGGTTTTCCTTAAGTGCAAATGGAGAGTGATTTCCGCTGCATGAATCTCTTCCAAGATTGGTGCACTTCCATATGGTGATAAATGGTCAATAATGAAGAGACAATgattattcaaattttcatgattatgattgtatgGAACTAAAAATGTCGTGCCAAAAATGAGTTGAAATTTCCTATGACTTATATAGATTTTCTCGTTGCAAGATTGCGGGTCTTCACAGCTTTTAGTTGCTTCATTACTAAGAAATTTAGCTTTTGTTAGTGATCGATCCTATGATTATTAATGGAGTCAAGCTCCCACTCGGGATGGGAATTGTTGGGGAGTAAAATTATGCCTATTTTCTGTGACAGGCTATGTGTCACcatgataaaaatatgaaatttgaaCCACAATCATTTACTCATGGTTTTGTAGGTGGAATCTACCAGTTGTGACTAGTGGCTGATACCATTATACTTTACAGCAAAAACAAGTCATTTGGTAGTGGTATCTTGTTAATAAATTTTTCGATTAAAGAACCTCCAGATAGGAATAAAATTTGCAACAACATATTGTTCGGAAGGAATTTTTATAATAACATCGGATTGGAAAACTGCAACAATTTTTTATTGTCGGGATGAAAAAAGATTTTGCCTGTTACCAGAAGAGAAAATGTAGATTCCTGTAGATGTATAAGATACATGCACGTGTCTGGTTTAGGTTTTAGCTGCATATGCTCTTGATGTATACATCCTTGCCTATTATCTTTTCAGGAGAattaaaatcaactgataatcTGTTGCTAGATAGCCAACGGATgttgaaattgattttttttattggaaATAAGTGTAATTGAGCAAAATTTTAGTGAACTGATATTTTGTGTATTCTTTTGATTTAATCTTGACACATTGGTTTATGTTCAGCCTTATCAACCTGGTTATACTGTCCCTCCACGACCTCCACATGAGGAAACCACTATTGATATTGGGTAAGTTTCATATTCACttgttaaaattttattctTAACTGTGAATTCAGTTAAATTCTGTATTTTTTTAGGGGAGTGTGGCAAATTTCTGGCACACCATTTGAAATGCATGATCCTCGTATTTTGACACTTACCGATGCTGAGCGTCAGTTGTTCCAAACTGAATATGATGATTATAATAGCACACATGGTAGTGGTGTTCCGTTTTACCGTTCAGCTGCTACAATCGTAAGTCTTTGAAAAGTTTCACGTCTTAACGTTTGAGTGTTCCACAAAGAATTCAACTATTTTTTGAGTAAtcatcaaataaaataaaaatggaaGTTTCCTGAACCATTTTGATCTAAAATCTGAGGGCCGTATGAAGTAAAACTTTTGGTATTCTGATTTGCAGCTATTGTCTCTTCTGGTACTGAGGCATGGAATATCAATCACAGATGATGGTAGTGATGGGAATGGAGACGACGATGCATTGACTTCAATAACCGTGAGTGTGTAGGAACTATTTATATGATTACATTGTGATGTTATAGCTAAAAAATCATTGTATTTTGCGCAATTGATATCAGATCGCACTACTCCTCAAAATTGTTAGCAACGATTTTGTCCAAAAGCTCGAGTTGATTATAGGAGCTGATTCAAcgctatttttaatttttatgtttgaATATGCACCCTTGCGTATACTAGGGGGATATACATATGCCTGGAATTAAAATTCAAGATAGGCACATGTATATTGGTCGGATATTGGATGGCGAAGGTCCAAAAATAAGCATCTCAGACCAACATAGTGAAATATTAAGGAGATTGCGCACCCCAGGTTTTAAACTCGTAGTAACCTGTCTTTgataaaaataacttttttcttttttcccaAAATGTGTAGCTCACAAAAGGTGTGTATCAACAGTTCTATCAAATCCGTCATGGTCTTATATTAACCTCTCACAGTTATGGAATGTGATTTGTGCTCAACTCTCCTAAATGCAGCTTTTCATGACTCAAATTGTTGGCTTTCTGTTGCCATTCTATGTTGTACTCTGGATTATCAGCATTTTGCAGCGTCGGAGGCAAACACAGGTAAATTTCGTTTTAACTTTTTTACACCTCGTCTTCAATTCTTCTGAATATGCTATTCAACTCTTTTGAATCTGAAAACCATTGCTAATGAGTGTCAAAGATTTCAAGTTACATGCCTTTATATTTTGAGTTTCTTGAAACAGGAGGCTGCTGCACTGGCAGCAACCCAGTTCGCTATTGTGGTTCAGTCCTCACGGAACAGAGGCGGCCTTTTTGTAGCCTCAGCTCCACCACCAATCAATTCACATGGCCATCCCTGCACAGGCGGCTCGCCACCAGGAAGATGTTTAGGTGAAAATTGACATTTATGGGAGTCTTCTTGTGGCACACTATTATGCAGAAGAGACATGAAGCTCCCGCTCCCATACACAATGAGTTTTTCTTCTTTCCTCGACATTCTTACTAAGATTTGTTTCTGTTCCTGGTGTATAAGGAGATAAAAATCAAGATATATggtttgtatttattttgtggattatttgGTTAAATAAAAGTTTGTACATATGTGCTGAAgggtttaataaaaatatgttttcttctcttttttctCTTAACTCCATTGTTTTCATTTTCCTGtcccaaaataatattttctgttAAAAGTAAATTTAAAGTAGAAATTTactgtaaaaataaaaatctcaaactcacaaaatatattaaattacacactttataaaattGTCTACTCATTTGTGTTCTTCACAAATTGAGAGACctatttataaaaattctttgaaataattcaaaaataaatatatcattatatacatcatcacacattaattttcaatatttgaaactcttattttcaatattcaataatttcaactctttattttcaacactctcctttgtgatgatgatcataatatAATTATTGTCTTCATTACTTGTTTTTATACTAcatcgttaaaaaccttacctAGGAAAAattcattgggataaaaaccatagtatgGGAAAATTAGTACAGTCATATAAACTCCCCTTCATGTTAACACGAacgattcttcacaaatttcgtagattgcgcatctcagtgctatatatatgatttttgaatattgtcgtaggaagTGTCTTTGTGAACATATTTAATGAGTTTTTACTTTATTGAATGTAACGAATATCGAtatctttatttttctcaaGTTCTTGGGTAAATGCAAAGAACTTAGAGAGCATATGTCAGTTCTGTCTCTTTTTAtatatccttctttcatttgagtaaCATATGcaacattatcttcatatagtatcacatgcttcttgtcgaatgataatccacatgagatttggatatgttcggTCATTGATTTTAGTCACACACATTCATGCCTTGCTTCATgcagtgcaataatctcggcgtgatttgatgaagttgttacgagtgcttgtttctgtgaacgccgaGAAATTACATTGCCttcacgagtaaatacatatctgGTTTGAGAAtttgccttgtgtggatcagataaataCCAAGCCAGCACCAGCATAATTAATTATGCTTTGATTggtatcttttgaatacaaaagtttCAAGCTTGttgttcctcgtagataacggaatatgtagaacccgtaaattggactgcgtataagccatgcataatttctagtatttaaattaaaatgatttttattgcatgggtatttaaattcttttctttaaatttatttattttacgcagtagtttaattgttacatttttcaattaaataagtgaggccggactggagatggagtattgagataagttaataaagacttatttaagaagtggtaatttagcatgtttatttcattaacttatgtttaattatttttatgcattttatgtataattcatgcatggtagaatttatttcatacattttaaaagttcgtgcattaagatttttaagttgcatttcacgttcgaacgaggatcggagactggggaattttcagaaaaattattttattacacgatttatttttttaaaattaagtgGGAAGCATTTTTAGGGTATTTCTCAAAAATaggaatttttgggtatttttacccgcagaatctttaatttttacggtacgtaaattttatcaaattggaggactttttaatggttcaactaatattttcaaaatctttccaacacgaaatatttttcgggagtgcgttTGGGCTTAATGGACCTACTTCTAAGCTCGTTGGGCTTGAAAtccttttaaacttttaattatcaaaattaggcccattagtggaTTGTTAGCTATTTATATATTGGCTAATTATCatcttaacctaaacctaatgaCTTGCCACAGCCGACACCCCCTCCAATCAGCAACCTTCACGTGAATTGCTGCAACAAAGTTTTCGGTGAACCATTTCTCCCTCAAGCAAGGAACACCTTCCTTCGGCCGTTGTCCCTCGATCGATTGTCcaagatttttttttcatcAAGGCACGctttattctatttttttttctgcATCATACACGTGTTATACACTG from Primulina eburnea isolate SZY01 chromosome 6, ASM2296580v1, whole genome shotgun sequence encodes:
- the LOC140833788 gene encoding uncharacterized protein is translated as MGEQLVVNVDQLPKPGVVESNPLVPPALGYRPTEKNPEMMGPSSSTVAAEDSEVVVFVEDDEEADERAPLIGIGECRICQEEDHLNNFESPCACRGSLKYAHRKCVQHWCNEKGDIICEICHQPYQPGYTVPPRPPHEETTIDIGGVWQISGTPFEMHDPRILTLTDAERQLFQTEYDDYNSTHGSGVPFYRSAATILLSLLVLRHGISITDDGSDGNGDDDALTSITLFMTQIVGFLLPFYVVLWIISILQRRRQTQEAAALAATQFAIVVQSSRNRGGLFVASAPPPINSHGHPCTGGSPPGRCLGEN